One window of Globicephala melas chromosome 2, mGloMel1.2, whole genome shotgun sequence genomic DNA carries:
- the ACBD7 gene encoding acyl-CoA-binding domain-containing protein 7: MRVIKKVKADFEKAAKDMRKLKTRPDGEELKEPYGLYKQSVIGDVDTECPGLLNLKGKAKWEAWNLTKGLSKADAMSACISKAKELIEKYGI; the protein is encoded by the exons ATGAGGGTGATCAAGAAAGTGAAG GCTGATTTTGAAAAGGCGGCCAAAGACATGAGGAAGCTGAAAACCAGGCCAGATGGTGAGGAACTAAAAGAACCCTATGGGCTCTACAAACAATCTGTAATTGGAGATGTAGATACTG AGTGTCCAGGACTGTTAAATCTAAAAGGCAAGGCTAAGTGGGAAGCTTGGAACCTCACCAA AGGATTATCAAAGGCAGATGCCATGAGTGCCTGTATTTCTAAAGCAAAAGAGCTaatagaaaaatatggaatatag